ATTGAAAATCTATTAACTTCATTTGGGGCAGAAATAAAAAATTATAAAGCAGGAGATATCATTTTCCGTGAAGAAGACCTGCCTCTACACTATTATCAGATAGAAAAGGGAAAAATAAAGCTTAATAATTATACTGAGGATGGGAAAGAATTTATTCAGAATATATTCTCTGATGGACATAGTTTTGGAGAATCTCTTTTGTTTGTAGAACGTCCTTATCCTATGAATGCCGTAGCTATAGAAGATTCATCTGTTTTCAGGTTATCCAAACCCAGCTTTCTTAATCTTATACAAAGCAATCCGGAAATCTCTTTGAATATTTACCAATGTCTGGCAGAAAGAATGTATTATAAGTATATAATGTTCTACAATCTTTCCTTTCAGAATCCCGTATCCAAATTAAAGTTGTTGCTGGATTATCTGAAAAGTTACCATGATGATAAAGCTCAATATTCTTTCCAAATTCCACTTACAAGACAACAACTGGCTTCCTTGGTGGGGCTTCGTGTAGAAACCGTAATCAGAACCATCAAACAGATGGAAAAAGATAAGGTTCTAAAGATTGAAAAAAGGAAAATATACTATTAAAGAGCTTTTGCTTTTTATTCTAAAACATTTTGACTCCTCTATAAATCAAGCTGCCTCTGAAATTCTTCCAGATATTTTGCAATGTGTATTCCATCTGCCAGCCCGTGGTGAGCTTCAATAGAAACTGGCATGTATTTTCTGCCATCGCGGATATTGAATTTACCAAAAGAAATCTTGGGTACTGATTCGTCATTGTTAAAATTTGTTGGATGAAGAATTGCGCTGAATGAATTCCATGGAATGGTAGTATGTCTGACATGGTCTTTACCCAATCGCTCATTGCTTAATCTAAGCCCTGTAGAATGGTGTACCCCTTTGATTTCTTCCTGTAAAGCGGCATTGAAAGTTTCAAAGTCCTCTGAAAAAGGAGTAAACGAAAAACCGAACGTTCCATCCGGTCTGCCAATTGTACTTCCGGCATGAACCGTATCAAACTGAACAACCTGTCCATCAATAATTCTAAGCTTTAATTCATCAACCGTATTAACGGCCATCATCGATTTGTGATAGTAATAAGCAAAGAAAGAATATCCGTTTTCTTTAGCTTTTTCATAGGCTTTTGTACAATCTACTTCCGTAGTAAAGCCAAAGTATGGGCTCGCCATTTGAGAGAAAAATTCAAAATGCTCCTTTCTGTTCCATTGCTCGAGGTCTACAATCTTCATTGATTTTTAATTTGCTGCAAATTTCTGGAATTTTTCCCGGTTTTATGAGAGAAAACAATATTAATTTTTAATGAATAGAGTATTTCTTAGCGTAAGTAGTATTGAATAATGAGTAAAAAGCATGATTGTTGTATTAATTGTAGCTGTTGAAAATACTAAGATGCAAGTCTTTCAGGTAAGTACTTTAACCGGCAAGGATTTTATCTGTGATGAAATTAAATGTGATGTACGACCTTGCTTGCTTGT
This Chryseobacterium sp. G0162 DNA region includes the following protein-coding sequences:
- a CDS encoding Crp/Fnr family transcriptional regulator, whose product is MIIENLLTSFGAEIKNYKAGDIIFREEDLPLHYYQIEKGKIKLNNYTEDGKEFIQNIFSDGHSFGESLLFVERPYPMNAVAIEDSSVFRLSKPSFLNLIQSNPEISLNIYQCLAERMYYKYIMFYNLSFQNPVSKLKLLLDYLKSYHDDKAQYSFQIPLTRQQLASLVGLRVETVIRTIKQMEKDKVLKIEKRKIYY
- a CDS encoding chloramphenicol acetyltransferase, coding for MKIVDLEQWNRKEHFEFFSQMASPYFGFTTEVDCTKAYEKAKENGYSFFAYYYHKSMMAVNTVDELKLRIIDGQVVQFDTVHAGSTIGRPDGTFGFSFTPFSEDFETFNAALQEEIKGVHHSTGLRLSNERLGKDHVRHTTIPWNSFSAILHPTNFNNDESVPKISFGKFNIRDGRKYMPVSIEAHHGLADGIHIAKYLEEFQRQLDL